In Streptomyces chartreusis NRRL 3882, the following are encoded in one genomic region:
- a CDS encoding SURF1 family protein — protein MYRFLLTPRWWGINVFVLLSIPFCIFMGSWQLGRFEDRVQDHRTATEQVSEARHEAPRPLGEMLPVTKATSGKLVTATGRYGKQLLVPGRELDGKQGFYVLTLLRTDSGEALPVVRGWLPGTADAAKAPAAPEGEVTVTGALQASETPGDNGVSAQGGLPAGQTGAISAASLVNLVPYDVYDAWVTLAKGDSGMKAVPASAPPDTGLDLKAFQNLGYTAEWFAFVGFVIFMWFRLLRREVEFARDAELGLVAEEEPVAVDAGSK, from the coding sequence GTGTACCGGTTTCTGCTGACGCCCCGATGGTGGGGGATCAACGTCTTCGTGCTGTTGTCCATCCCCTTCTGCATCTTCATGGGGTCCTGGCAGCTGGGCCGGTTCGAGGACCGCGTGCAGGACCACCGGACAGCGACCGAGCAGGTCTCCGAGGCACGGCACGAGGCGCCCCGGCCGCTCGGCGAGATGCTGCCGGTGACCAAGGCGACGTCCGGCAAGCTCGTCACCGCGACCGGCCGCTACGGCAAGCAGCTGCTGGTGCCCGGCCGGGAGCTCGACGGCAAGCAGGGCTTCTACGTCCTGACGCTGCTGCGCACCGACTCGGGCGAGGCGCTGCCGGTGGTCCGTGGCTGGCTGCCCGGGACCGCCGACGCGGCGAAGGCGCCCGCCGCGCCCGAGGGTGAGGTCACGGTCACCGGGGCGCTCCAGGCGTCCGAGACTCCTGGGGACAACGGCGTCAGTGCGCAAGGCGGCCTGCCGGCCGGGCAGACCGGGGCGATCAGCGCGGCGTCTCTGGTGAATCTGGTGCCGTACGACGTGTACGACGCGTGGGTCACGCTGGCGAAGGGTGACTCGGGGATGAAGGCGGTGCCGGCGAGTGCGCCGCCGGACACCGGGCTGGATCTGAAGGCGTTCCAGAACCTCGGTTACACCGCCGAGTGGTTCGCCTTCGTCGGGTTCGTGATCTTCATGTGGTTCCGGTTGCTGCGGCGTGAGGTGGAGTTCGCGCGGGACGCGGAGCTGGGGCTGGTGGCGGAGGAGGAGCCTGTCGCCGTGGACGCCGGCAGCAAGTGA
- a CDS encoding SigE family RNA polymerase sigma factor produces MPVIAPVPAARPARIPNQRDGAEDGVAAGTTVDHLTETYRAHYRSLLGLAALLLDDTASCEDVVQEAFIRVHSARKRVRDPEKTLAYLRQTVVNLSRSALRRRILGLKLLSKPMPDMASAEEGAYDQLERDSLIKAMKGLQRRQREVLVLRYFADMTEAQVAETLGISLGSVKAYGSRGIAALRLAMEAPA; encoded by the coding sequence ATGCCGGTGATCGCGCCCGTGCCCGCAGCGCGGCCGGCCCGCATCCCGAACCAGCGTGACGGCGCCGAGGACGGTGTCGCGGCCGGGACCACCGTCGACCACCTCACCGAGACCTACCGGGCGCACTACCGCTCGCTGCTCGGTCTCGCCGCCCTCCTCCTCGACGACACGGCCTCCTGCGAGGACGTCGTCCAGGAGGCCTTCATCCGTGTCCACTCGGCCCGCAAGCGCGTCCGCGACCCCGAGAAGACCCTGGCGTACCTGCGTCAGACGGTCGTCAACCTGTCGCGCTCCGCGCTGCGCCGCCGCATCCTCGGCCTCAAGCTGCTGTCGAAGCCCATGCCCGACATGGCGAGCGCCGAGGAAGGCGCCTACGACCAGCTGGAGCGCGACTCCCTCATCAAGGCGATGAAGGGCCTCCAGCGCCGCCAGCGCGAGGTGCTGGTGCTGCGCTACTTCGCGGACATGACCGAGGCCCAGGTCGCCGAGACCCTCGGCATATCCCTGGGCTCGGTCAAGGCCTACGGTTCGCGCGGCATCGCGGCGCTCCGGCTGGCCATGGAGGCGCCGGCATGA
- a CDS encoding class I SAM-dependent methyltransferase: MYSPTPADWHEANRAHWDERVPLHAAGDFYDLDAFRAGQDPLRDFELAEVGDVSGRSLLHLQCHIGLDTLSWARHGASRVVGLDFSEPAVGIARDLARDLGLGQDRAAFVAADVYDAATAVPDPSYDIVYTGVGALCWLPDIGRWAETAASLVAPGGFLYLCEFHPLTDVLDDETGSRITYDYFARDAWIEESPGSYAAEGAEFVHNRRVEWQHPVGEVVSALAAAGLRIEFLHEHDVSLFRRFGCFERRDGYFRYPADRPRIPLMYSVRARRD, encoded by the coding sequence ATGTACTCCCCCACCCCGGCCGACTGGCACGAGGCCAACCGCGCCCACTGGGACGAACGCGTTCCCCTGCACGCCGCGGGCGATTTCTACGACCTCGACGCCTTCCGGGCCGGCCAGGACCCCTTGCGCGACTTCGAGCTGGCCGAGGTCGGCGACGTCTCCGGCCGCTCGCTGCTGCACCTCCAGTGCCACATCGGCCTCGACACCCTGTCCTGGGCCCGGCACGGCGCCTCCCGTGTCGTCGGCCTCGACTTCTCCGAACCGGCGGTGGGCATCGCCCGCGATCTCGCCCGCGATCTCGGTCTCGGCCAGGACCGGGCGGCCTTCGTCGCGGCGGACGTGTACGACGCGGCCACCGCGGTTCCGGACCCGTCGTACGACATCGTCTACACCGGCGTCGGTGCGCTGTGCTGGCTGCCCGACATCGGCCGCTGGGCCGAGACGGCGGCCTCGCTGGTGGCGCCCGGCGGGTTCCTGTACCTCTGCGAGTTCCATCCGCTCACCGACGTCCTCGACGACGAGACCGGCTCGCGGATCACGTACGACTACTTCGCCCGTGACGCCTGGATCGAGGAGAGTCCGGGTTCGTACGCGGCCGAGGGTGCCGAGTTCGTCCACAACCGGCGCGTGGAGTGGCAGCACCCGGTCGGCGAGGTCGTCTCTGCGCTGGCGGCGGCCGGGCTGCGCATCGAGTTCCTGCACGAGCACGACGTCTCGCTGTTCCGGCGGTTCGGGTGCTTCGAGCGGCGGGACGGCTACTTCCGCTATCCGGCGGACCGGCCGCGGATCCCGCTGATGTACTCGGTCCGGGCCCGCAGGGACTGA
- a CDS encoding aspartate-semialdehyde dehydrogenase gives MADLRRADGPGRSGRPTLAVVGATGAVGTVMLRILSQRADIWGEIRLIASPRSAGRKLAVRGEETEVVALTEEAFDGVDVAMFDVPDEVAERWAPLAAAKGAVVVDNSGTFRMDPEVPLVVPEVNPHAVRMRPRGIIANPSCTTLSMIVALGALHAEFGLRELVVSSYQAVSGAGRAGVATLRQQLSLVAGTELGTSPGDVRRAVGDSTGPFPEPVALNVVPWAGSPREDGWSSEELKVRDESRKILGLPDLPVAVTCVRVPVITTHSLTVHARFEGEVTVDKAREILATAPGVVLFDNPAAGEFPTPADVVGTDPTWVGRVRRALDDPTALELFVCGDNLRKGSALNTAQIAELVAAELS, from the coding sequence ATGGCCGACCTCCGACGGGCCGACGGGCCCGGCCGGTCCGGGCGGCCGACGCTCGCCGTCGTGGGAGCGACCGGGGCCGTCGGCACGGTCATGCTCCGGATCCTGTCCCAGCGGGCGGACATCTGGGGCGAGATCCGACTGATCGCCTCCCCGCGCTCGGCCGGCCGCAAGCTGGCCGTGCGCGGCGAGGAGACCGAGGTCGTGGCGCTCACCGAGGAGGCCTTCGACGGGGTCGACGTCGCCATGTTCGACGTCCCCGACGAGGTCGCCGAGCGGTGGGCGCCGCTGGCCGCCGCCAAGGGCGCGGTGGTGGTCGACAACTCCGGCACGTTCCGGATGGACCCGGAGGTGCCCCTCGTGGTGCCCGAGGTCAACCCGCACGCCGTGCGGATGCGCCCGCGCGGGATCATCGCCAACCCCAGCTGCACGACGCTCTCCATGATCGTGGCCCTGGGCGCGCTGCACGCCGAGTTCGGGCTGCGCGAGCTGGTGGTCTCCTCCTACCAGGCGGTCAGCGGCGCCGGCCGCGCGGGCGTGGCGACGCTGCGGCAGCAGTTGTCCCTGGTCGCCGGCACGGAGCTGGGGACCAGCCCCGGTGACGTACGGCGGGCCGTGGGGGACAGCACCGGGCCGTTCCCGGAGCCGGTCGCGCTGAACGTCGTGCCGTGGGCCGGGTCGCCGCGCGAGGACGGCTGGTCGTCGGAGGAGCTGAAGGTCCGGGACGAGTCCCGCAAGATCCTCGGACTGCCCGACCTCCCCGTGGCCGTCACCTGCGTGCGGGTGCCGGTGATCACCACGCATTCGCTGACCGTGCACGCCCGCTTCGAGGGCGAGGTCACCGTCGACAAGGCCCGCGAGATCCTTGCCACAGCGCCCGGTGTCGTGCTGTTCGACAACCCGGCCGCGGGGGAGTTCCCGACCCCCGCCGACGTGGTCGGCACCGACCCGACCTGGGTCGGGCGGGTACGGCGGGCGCTGGACGACCCGACGGCGCTCGAACTCTTCGTGTGCGGCGACAACCTGCGCAAGGGCTCCGCGCTCAACACCGCGCAGATCGCCGAACTGGTGGCCGCCGAGCTTTCGTGA